From the uncultured Methanomethylovorans sp. genome, the window CTTACAGGCGTTCTGGACATCAATAGTATCACCTTTAAAATCCACAACGATATCATCACATGATGCACCGCATACCGGACATATAATATTCCTTGCAACCATTTTATTCACCTCCCATGTACAACTTCAGAACAACATCTTCCGCACTAAGCACTTCACCTTCAGAAGGCTCTATGGTCACAAGACTCCCTTTGTACAAAGGTGAACCCGTGGAGAAGGTAGATGGTTCAACTACCACATTGGACCATATGGCCCTTGGCATGAAAACTTGGCCACACCTCATGTCGTTGGTACATTTGGTGTATACTACAACTGAACGCTGTCCATCCCTTCTTATAACCTTTACCTTCTCAGGGAATCCCAATGCTGCATAATCAATTTCATTGAGCCAGCAGACAGCACATTCCTTTATGTATGCGTCAGTATATTTGCTACCACCCTTGGCAAGCCTTCCTTCATCGATGGTACTTCCGCTATTAAGTAATGCTTCGATACACACCATTTTACAGACCTCCGTTGAACTCACTTGATACATACATTATGCCTTTTACTTTCTGGGGCATTGCATAGTCGCCTGCAAACTTCTTGTACTCGCCTGGACATTCGATGTCGCCGAACTTGAGATCTTTTTCTACGACCTGGTATTGGAATCCCGGAGTGAATCTGGAAATGTGGCCTCCCACAACAATGATACCATTGGTCATCTCAGCACCCACGGTCCTGAAGGCATTTCCCTTTACAACGATAAGACCACCATTTGCACGGATGCCACAGAAATTGTCCACGTTACCATTGATGATGATTTCTCCACCGCTAATCCCACCACCTATCTGGTTCATTGCATTACCCTCAATGACGATACGACCACCGGTCATG encodes:
- a CDS encoding molybdopterin dinucleotide binding domain-containing protein, which gives rise to MEALLNSGSTIDEGRLAKGGSKYTDAYIKECAVCWLNEIDYAALGFPEKVKVIRRDGQRSVVVYTKCTNDMRCGQVFMPRAIWSNVVVEPSTFSTGSPLYKGSLVTIEPSEGEVLSAEDVVLKLYMGGE